TTTTAGCGGTAGAACCTAAATTCTATGAAAGGTTTGCCGGTGTGATATATCTAGTCTCGATACTCAGCTTATTGGGACTATTCATTTTTGGCAAAGAGGTAAACGGAGCAAAAAGTTGGTATGCCATCGGGTCATTTACGTTACAGCCCAGTGAGTTTGCAAAAATGGCTACCTCACTAGCAGTAGCCAAATACTTGAGCCAGCTAGAAGTTAACCTCAAAAACCTTAGGGACTTACTCATTGTGGGAGGTATCATCTTGCTACCAGCCATCATCATAGTACCGCAACCAGACCCTGGGAGTGCCTTAGTTTATGGTGCGTTTTTTTTCGCCCTTTATCGTGAGGGACTGTCGCTTTGGTACCTGAGTTTAATCGTTGTTGCACTTGGAATCTTTCTCATGGCTTTATTACTGCCCATCGCTGTGGTGTGTGTTGTAATTCTTGCAGCAGTAGTCTTGATGTTTACGCTTTCGCGAAAGCGTAGACACAAAAAGCGCCTTCCTAAGCCTAGGCCTGTCCTGTATGTAATTGTCGCCATGATTACTATGGGGTTTGCTCTTTCTATTAATCCCATATTTGAGAATGTGCTGGAAGAACGGCATAGAAACCGCATTAATATAGTACTTGGAAAAGTAGAGGACGATGCGGGAATAGGTTATAACATTGCTCAAAGCAAAGTCGCTATAGGGAATGGTGGCTGGACTGGTAAAGGGTGGCTTCAAGGGACGCAAACTCAAGGCGGATTTGTGCCTGAGCAAGAAACCGATTTTATTTTCAGCGCGATAGGTGAGGAGTGGGGATTTATGGGAACAAGTATAGTTTTACTCTTGTTTCTCGGTTTGATCGTAAGAGTGCTCGTCATGGCAGAACGGCAGCGCAACCAGTTTGCCCGTATTTATGGTTACTGTGTTGCCGGGATCTTTTTCTTGCATGTATTTGTTAATATAGGAATGGTAATCGGGTTGCTGCCTACCGTGGGAATACCATTACCTTTTATGAGTTATGGAGGTAGTGGTTTGCTGGGCTTTACCGCATTATTGTTCATATTCATAAAGCTTGATGCGCACAGAATGAGTTATGAACATTAACAAGCTTAGCATATCACTTAACTACACAAGCTTTTGAATCCTTAGATTTGCCGTCTGCTCTTTTAAGAGCTTTTTTTAACCTAGAATGAAATTACCTAAAATGAAACTGAACCTTAGACGACCTATATGCTTCTTTGACCTTGAAACTACTGGAACTAATATTTCAAAAGATCGCATTGTAGAAATTTCCATTCACAAGGTACATCCTGATGGATCTGAAAAGACGTATACGTTTAAAGTAAATCCTACAGTTCCCATACCTGCTGAAACAACGGCAGTACACGGGATTACTGATGAGATGGTTAATGATGAACCCACGTTTAAGGAACTGGCCCATCGTATCAATGAAATAATTAAAGATTCAGATCTTGCTGGTTTCAATTCAAACCGCTTTGACATTCCTCTATTGGCAGAAGAGATGCTTCGTGCTGGGGTGGATTTTGAGATGGGCAATCGCCATGCTATTGATGTGCAAAATATCTTTCATAAAATGGAGCAGCGCACGCTAGTAGCGGCCTACAAATTTTATTGTGATAAAGAGCTTACTGATGCGCATAGTGCCGAGGCCGATACAGTTGCCACTTATGAAGTTTTGAAAGGACAGCTAGAGCGTTATCCCGAGCTCGAGAACGACATGAAAACACTCGCTGAATTTTCCGCTAGAAGAAAACCTGTAGATTTTGCTGGAATGCTGGCTTTTAATGATAAAGGCGAGGAATGTTTCAACTTCGGTAAGCATAAAGGAAAGCGTGTTGTAGATGTCCTTGAGAGTGAACCAGGCTACTACAACTGGATTCAAAATGCTGATTTCCCACTATACACAAAAAAAGTACTGACTGGAATTAAGCTGAGATCATTTAACCAATGATGTTGAGTCAATCTTAAATCAGTGGTTTTTTTAAATAATTAATTTACAGTAGTTTATATCTTGACGCTGGTTGAATTGTATGATTTTGTAGAGTGATAATTTATCTTAAATTTGATAAATTCCTTTACCATGCGATCTCAACTACATCGTTTGATCATCTGTTTATTGATTTTTTCTCAAGGCTTCTCTCAAGAATTACCTCCGTTTGAGAATTTTGATTCTACGGTTTATTCTGCTGGAAATCAGAATTGGGCTATTTCCCAAGATGAAAACGGCAACCTTTATTTTGCCAATGAGCAAGGGCTGTTGAGGTTTAATGGAGCGCAATGGGAACTCTATCCTATGCCTAACGGTAGTATAGCCCGATCTGTATACTGTCATGATGGTCGCATCTACACCGGTTGTTATATGGATATAGGCTATTGGGAGAACAACAATAGCGGTAGTCTAGTATATACTTCATTAAAGCCCAAAATTGAAAGTCTCTTACAAGAAGATGAGCAATTCTGGAAAATCCTATCCATTGATGAATTCATACTTTTTCAGTCTCTGTCTGGAATCTATTCATTTAATCTTGAGACTGAAAACATTGAATTAATTACCAGAGAGAGTAACATTTGGAAGCTTTTTAAGGTCGAGGATAATTTCTATTATCAGGTCCTAGGTGAAGGGCTTTTTCAAATCTCAAACAAAAAAGGAGCTCTTGTCTCTGATTCAGAATTGTTGAAGAGTAAAAGCGTAGTTCACATCTTCAATAAGTCAGATAAAATCTACCTCCTCTTCAAAGACGGTCAGCTAGGTATTTTGAATAATCAGGAAATCTTAGACTCTGTTCAAATCATTCCTAACAAAGAATTCCAAGTTTATAGCGCTACCTATATAGAGACTCTCGATATGATTGCCTTAGGAACTATACAAAACGGGCTTATACTTAAAGATCTGGAAGGAGACCACAATATTCAAATTAACAAGAAAAATGGTCTCGATAACAATACGTTACTATCAGTATTTTATGCAAAGGATGGCAATTTGTGGCTAGGTCTAGATAACGGTATTAGCTATATAGATTTAGATTCAAGCGTAACTCAATTTGTAGATCAAGAGGGTGTACTAGGTACGGTATACGCATCCATAGTTTACGATGATCAATTATACTTGGGTACGAATCAAGGACTATTTGTACGGACGCAGGGAGATGATGCTTACTTCAGTCTAGTACCTGATATTTCAGGTCAAGTCTGGTCATTATCTGTGATAGGCAATACTTTATATTGTCACCATGACGCTGGAATGTTTGCAATTAGTAAAGGTAAGGTTGCAAATGTTTTCAATCAAACTGGGGTTTGGGAATCTTGGGTTGATCATGATTCTAAAACAGTTTATATAGGCTGTTATGATGGTGTATATAGGTCAACAGATCTCTCCATGACTGCATTTGAAAAGCTTGAGGGATTTAACATTAGTGCTAAGGATTTTGTTGTAATGGATAACCAAATCTTTGTAAGTCACGAGTATAAGGGCCTGTACCAGATGGATTTCGATCAGCATTTAAATACAGTAGACAACATTAGCTTAATTGATGATGTAAGGATTGATAAAACCTCAGATCTTAAACGTTTTGGAGATGTTTTATTTCTTACCAATAGAGATGGTATCTTTAGATATGATGCTAAGAGCAAGCAATTTTCAAAAGATGAGAAACTGAGTCAGGAATTTTTGAGTGGAGGCTTTGAAAGCGGCAAGATGAATGTGACCAGCGACGATGCGCTCTGGTTTTTCTCGCAAAAAGAGCTTTTAAAAGTAACTAGAGGAAATATTGATGATAATTTAAATGTGTCATCATTTAATATAGACAGTCGAGCAAGGGATGACATGTCTGGTTATGAAAACGTAAGTTTACTAGAGCAGGATAAATATCTTATAGGAACCACATTTGGTTACATCACGCTTGATACAAAGTATCAAAATACCACAGAGCCATCAATCAAAATTAATCAAGTCAAAAAATTTTATAATAACGGTGTCGAGAATCTTGATGTATCTCAAGCAGGGATTTTACCTCACGATCAAAACAATATCTATATAGAATACAGTTCTGATAGTTACAATCCTTTGAGACCAGTACTTTATCAATATAGGCTCAATCAAGAAACGTGGAGTAAGTGGGATAGCAAGCCCCAGGTAACATTTAATAAATTGAATCATGGAGATTATGAGTTTGAGGTGAGGTCTATGGTGGACTCACAAATTTCATCTGAGCCAGCTATTTACACTTTTGAAATTCTACGACCATTTTATCTATCCTACACGGCCCAGATCATCTATGTATTATTGTTGATTGCGACAGGGTATGCTATCCACCTTACTTATAAGTGGTATTACAGAAGGCAAAAAGATCGTGAGGCAAAACGTCATCAAAAAGAGCTGGAAGTTTTAAGCCTCCAAAACGAAAATGAACTTATTCAAATGCGTAACGAGAAATTACGGTCAGAAAATGAGTTTAGAAGCAAGGAGCTTGCTGTGGCTACAATGGGGACGATACGTAAAAATGAATTGCTCAACGAGGTTCAATCCATTGCTCAAAAGTTACCTGACTCTCCACCTGCAAGAGAATTGCGTAAAATGGTTAAGAAAAATCTCACCAGTAAAAAAGATTGGATCTCATTTGAAGAGGCTTTTAATAATGCTGATAAAGATTTCTTCAAGAAAATCAAAGCAAAACATCCCTCACTTACTCCTGGAGACTTAAGGCTTTGTGTATACCTGAGATTGAACCTGAGTTCTAAAGAAATAGCTCCCTTGCTTCATATTTCTCCACGTAGTGTCGAGATCAAAAGATACAGATTGCGCAAAAAAATGGAACTTGATAAAGAAACTAACCTCAGCGACTACATAATTAGTATGTAAAGGTTCAAACTTTAAATTATTCTACTCATCAACACCTCAACAAACCATGATTTAGGAGTTGTTTTCTTTGAGATTTTGCCATTCTGATCTATTTTTAAAAGATGTTAAATATTTGAAAATTAGAGAGTTTGATTACTGTTTGTTAACAAACAGCATCATATTAATTTCAATGTTGCAAATATGATAGGTATAAATTATCAAATTGACACTTTAGTATTCGTAACATTGAAAGTGTAGAGTAATGTTATTGGATAATCCGCTTTCGCGAAAGCGTAAACCCTATTTACTACATCGTAATAGTTCAAAATTCTATCTTATGAAGAAATTCTTTACCCTGATTATTTTCTTGATTACGGCACTAGTGGTCGGACAGGCAAATCGTGTTGTAATTAACGAGGACAGTGATGGTTTTCGATTAAAAGTCGACGGTGTTGATTTTATGATCAATGGTATGAATTGGGATTACGTGCCCATTGGTACAAACTACAGCTACAGTCTGTGGGAACAACCTGATGATTTGATAAAAGCAGCCCTGGATTCAGAAATGGGGCTGCTTAAAAATATGGGTGTAAATACCATACGTGTATACGCAGGGATGCAGCCTAAGTGGATTACCTATATATATGAGAATTATGGTATCTATACGATGCTCAATGATAGTTTTGGTAGATATGGACTCACTATAAACGGTGTTTGGTATGCAAATACGGAATACAGTGATCCTAGAGTAGAGAAGTATTTGATGAAAGTTGCAGAAGATATGGTGAACGACTACAAGGATACACCAGGTCTTCTCATGTACATGTTAGGTAACGAAAATAATTACGGACTATCCTGGGGAGGTGCAGAAACTGAGGATATTCCTATAGATAGTGAAAGCTCTACCATTAGGAGGAGAGCCCGAGCGATGTACAAGCTCATGAATAATGCTGTGCTGAAGATGAAGTCCTTAGACGCTAATCACCCTATAGCTATTTGTAATGGAGATCTTCTTTATCTGGATCTGGTCAAGGAAGAAGCTCCAGATATCGACATCTATGCTACTAACATGTACCGCGGTGTATCATTTGGCGATGCTTTTTCTAGAGTAAAAGAAGAATTGGGGAAACCGATTATGTTCTCAGAATTTGGTGCTGATGCTTTTAATGCAATTGAACTTCAAGAAGATCAATACTCACAAGCTTACTACATGTTTGGAAACTGGAAAGAGATTTATATGAATTCGGCAGGTCTTGGCTTATCGGGTAATTCAATAGGAGGTTTTACTTTTCAGTTCAGTGATGGCTGGTGGAAGCGTGGTCAGACTGAGGATTTGTTTATACATAATACAGAAGCATCTTGGTCAAGTGGGGGTTATTCCCGAGATCTCGCTCCAGGTGAAAATAATATGAATGAAGAGTGGTTTGGGATCTGTGCTAAAGGTCCTACCAATGCACGTGGACTTTACACCTTGTATCCTAGAGCTGCGTACTACGCTCTAAAAAATGTACATAACATCAATCCATATGGCGATAATGCCAGCGCTGTAACAGTACTAGAAGATCTCAATGATATCCAGATTATGGATGCTGTTTTGAGAGCACGCGGTGACAAAGCTCTAGCCACCGGTGGAAGTGCGAGTGGAACAGGCATTAAATTAAGTACGCTCCGTGCAGAATTTGATCTGATTCAAACTGGTGGTTCTTTAATCACTACGCCTGATGATCCAGTACCTAACAACGATACTTTTCCGGATGAATTGGGTTTTGATCACATGCAGTCCTATTATGTAGGTGTAGAAGGTAAGCCGGCTAGTAATGTAAGACTTGAAGTAACTGCTAACATTATCGGTAGGGTTGCTGAAAATCCTATCAATGAAATTTTCTATGAGAACAGAGGTCGACAGGTTAGAGCTCTGGATGAGAACAATGGTGTTCAAGTATTTGATGACATTAACCGTTTGAATATTTACCAAGGAGAATTTGACTGGAATGCAAAGGACTTTGACATAAGGGGGTTCTACAGGACAGGTCATTATCATTGGGGATATGAAGGAGATTTTTTCAATCTATATCCTGAGGCAAACTATGGTCCTAATCTAGATATCTACGGAGGTGAAACATTCGGTTTTGAATTTGATGGGAAAAAGTCTCTTGATGGTCTCAAAATTGCCGTAGGTCCTCAACTGTGGTGGGGTGCAAATCCGACCATGTTATTTAAATACAGTCGAGATTTCTCTGGCTGGAATGTTACAGGTATTTATCACAGGGATTTTGAACAGGATATTGAAATTAACGATGATGGATCCCGTTTTATCGATCCAGAAAGAGCACGTAGTGGTATCATACCACCATGGCCTATAGAAAGAGCAACGCTGGCGGTGGAGCGCAGTCTCGGTGAGCTCACATTTATGGTAGGAGGAATATGGGGAGGAAGTCCTCTTAATGGAATCGGGTACCAGGATATTCTAGAAACTGAAGCAGGCGATGTAGTTGTCGTGGACCGCATAAAGTCTTCTGATAACTGGGGAGCTAAGGGAAAGATCATGTATCAAGGCGGTCGTTTCAACTCTTATGTTCAGGGTTCTTACATGGGGCTCGTTGCAAATGGTGGCGCAGATCAGACACAAACTTTTACTGGATGGAGGTTAAAAGATTCTGGAAGTGGAAATATGACTAACCTACTTGCTGGTTTTACTTATAGCGTAGGACAGTTTCAAGTCGCACCTAATTTTATGTATCAAAAGCCACTTGTAGATCCCATACCTAATAATGTCAATGCTCCTGGAAGACTACGCAATTTTATAGACGATCCCTTTGCAGTGAGGGAAGGTAGTAGAGAAACAACAGCTGGAGAATTACTAATCACTTTTGACCCAACTCCAGGTACATGGATGTACGATTGGGATAATGATCGCAAGGAAGACGCAAAGTTTGCCGCAAGTTTGGGTTTTGTATACAGATACCTGCCTACTACTATGGATGGACATATAGGTTTTCAAGCAAATCGAACTTTCTTGAAATTTGCTCAATCGGTTCCTGCTCAAGACTTGTATGAAGCTAATCTGAGAATGGTTTCCAAACTCACACCCGAGTGGGGAATTATAGGTAATTTTTATTATGGTAACGGTCAGGCAAATGGTGATAGCGAGCGCGTCATCAATCGATTTGGTGCTGATCTACGTATGATCTATAAAAAAATCAAAGTAAGCTCTCATGTAAAAATCAATGATTGGGGACCATACGATTATCATCGTGACTTCAACCTAACATTCCCTACTCAGTTGATGCTTGATGTTTCTACTACCTTAGGAAAACCAGATTGGTATATCTTACCTGATACTCAAATAGGAATTAGAGGTCTTTGGAGATCTTTAAATGAATTCTCACCTAGGTATGCACCTAATGAAACTACTGATTTTTCAAACACTCCCATCGTGAGTCCCATAGGCTTTCCTAATGGCTCTGAGTGGGAAATAAGAACGTACATCCACTTCAATATTGGAAATTAAAAAAGCTTGATGATGAAAAACTATAATATAAAATACAGCTGGTTTGCTGTGATAGCCATTCTATTTGCAGTTGCTGCATGTGAAAGAGATATTTCTGACGATGCTGTCGAGGCCTTGTTCCCAAATACTGCTGAAGTATATTCTGATGGTCCAGTAGGGTTGACAGATGAATTTTTTGAATCTTTTGGGCCTGCTGATGGGGCAAACCCGTTTGGATTTAATACCAGTACTACAGATGTGTATGAGGGAAGCGAGGCCTTAAAAATATCTGTACCCGCGCCTGATGATCCAGACGGTGGTTTCATCGGTGGTATATTCAGAGATAGAGGTGCCGGTCGCAATCTTACAGGTTATGATGTGCTCACCTTCTGGGCAAAAGGTTCAACCACAGCTACAGTAGGTGAAGTAGGCTTTGGCGATGATTTTGAAGGTTCTCAGTATAGAGTAGTGAGAACAGGTTTACGCTTGAGTACTAACTGGAGAAAGTACATTATCCCTATCCCAGATCCAGAGTTACTGGTTCAAGAGCGAGGGTTGTTTGTATTTGCAGCAGGTTCTGAAAGCACTGGAGGTTTTGGATACGATCTTTCTATTGATGAAATTAAATTTGAGAATCTTGGCACCATTGCCCAGCCTAGACCATCCATTTTTAATGGTGTTGATGAAAGTCGCCAGGGCTTTATAGGCTCAAGATTTCAGATTACTGGTTTGCAACAAACTTGGAACACCGCAACAAATGGAGATGTAACAGTTAGCCCAGCACCTGCATATTTTACCTTTACCAGCAGTAATCCTGGCGTGGTAACGGTAGATGAAAATGGATTTGCAGAAATAATTGCGTCCAGTCCTATCGATGGAAATGGCGATCCTATTCCCACGATTATAACCGCTAGTCTCAACGGTGTAGAGGCTTCAGGATCACTTTCTATTATTTCCCAAGGTGATTTCAATGCCGCTCCCATTCCAGATAGAGCGCCAGAGAACGTGATCTCGATTTTTAGCGATGCTTATAACAATGTTCCCGTAGATTACTTCAACGGATTTTTTGAACCTTTCCAAACCACTCAGGGAGGAACTCCACCTCTCAATATTAATGGAGATCAGGTAATCAACTATACAGATTTCAATTTTGTAGGCGTGGGAACATTTCTTAACGTGCCATCTGTAGATATTACCGGGATGACTCATTTTCACGTAGATCTAAATGTTCAAGAATCAGTTGATCCGGGTGATTTCATAAGAGTGGAATTGATCAATGATGTAGGTGATAATGAAACTTCTGGTACGTTTACGATAAGTTCTTCTGATCTGGTTTCAAACGGTTGGGGTAGCTACGATATACCGCTAAGTAACTTTAATGGACTGGGAGAAAGAGACCAGCTAGGATTAATCATTTTTGTCTCTGACGCTACGGTCAGTAACGTTCTAGTAGATAATATCTATTACTATCAAGAAGTTGTGGACCCTACACCTATTGTAGATGACTCGGCAAATACTCAAGTGATGCTGCCTATAGGCTTTGAGTCGACTACACTTAATTACAATATTACCACATTTGAGGGTGCTCAGAGCAACATTATAACTAATCCAGATCAGTCGGGAATCAATACATCTTCAAGAGTAATTGAAACTTTGAAACCTGCTGGATCACAGTTTTTTGCGGGAACTTTTATAGATCTTGATGCGCCTGTAGATTTTTCAAATTCTCAGATTATGCGCATGAAAGTATGGTCGCCCAAAGCAAATATCCCCATACGCCTAGCACTGGAGACAGCGGGTGGAGGTAATCAAATCGCAGTTGATGCAAACGTCACAGTTGCAAACGAGTGGACTGAACTAGAATTTGATTTTTCAGCAGTAAGGAATCCAGGTTTGAATTATCAGCGTGTCGTGTTCATCAATGAATTTATCGTGAATCTTCCTGGTGATGGCAGCACGTACTATGCAGATGACATACGAGTTCTTGATTGACCTTTCAAGAGCAGTTTAGTGTACGCTTTCGCGAAAGCGTACTTATCAAAAAGTAAAGAGCATGATATGTGCTTCCTAAAGTATTTCAGGCAATCATAAAATTCTAAAAATGAAAAACTATAAAATTTTAATTCTCGGAGCAGTTCTCACTTTTGTGGGAGTTTCTTGTCATAGTGATGAAGATCAACAGGTTACAACGCTTAACGATCTTGTATTTGCTGATGAGTTTGATGTGAATGGAGCTCCAGATCCCTCAAAATGGACTTATGATATAGGTACTGGAATGGGCGGCTGGGGAAATAACGAGCTTCAGTATTATACAGATCGCCCTGAAAATGTTGTTGTTGAAGATGGCATTTTAAAAATCACCGCGAGAGAAGAAAGTTTTCAAGGTTCTAGATTCACTTCGGCTCGTATTTTAACTAAAGGATTGTTTCAGAAACAATATGGTAGATATGAAGCCAGAATCAAATTGCCCTGGGGTCGTGGGATCTGGCCAGCGTTCTGGTTGCTAGGTGAAGATTCAGATGGGGCTATTTGGCCACAAATCGGAGAAATAGACATTATGGAATATCGCGGTCAGGAGCCTACCATTGTTCATGGAACTGCCCACATGCCCGGTAACTTTGCTGGTAATCCCATCACAAACACATATGAACTGCAGAATGAGCGCTTTGATACCGGTTTTCACATCTTTGGAATTGAATGGAGCCCTAACCGAATCAATTTTTACGTAGACGATGTGTTGTACCAATCTATCACTCCAGCTGATATGGATGAGGGTTCTGAATGGGTATTTAACGATGGTCGTGAGATGTTTATCATCTTAAACGTCGCCGTAGGAGGAAGTTTCGTAGGACCTCCAGGACCAGACACGGTTTATCCACAAACTATGGAAGTAGATTATGTGAGAGTCTACGAGTAAGGGAAGTCCACAGGACTTAATACCTGTTATACCTCTATATAATTTATGTCTAAGAAGCTCATACTCATTGCATTTGTGGTATCCCTCGGTGGGTTCCTATTTGGTTTTGATGCAGGGATTATCTCAGGGGTGATGAATTATGCAAATCCTGAGTTCAATCTCACAGAAACCCAATCGGGTTGGGTGGTGAGTTCACCTTCGTTTGCTGCCATGTTTGCCATGTTGTTTGCGGGTCGATTGAGCGATGCCATTGGGAGGAAGAGGGTTTTAATAGGCGTTGCGGCATTTTATGCTGTTTCTGCAATTTTCAGTGCACTGGCAGAGAGTTATCACATGCTATATATCGCGAGAATGATAGGTGGGGTCGCTTTTGGCGCAGCTCTCGTGCTGGCTCCCGTCTATATAGCTGAAGTTTCTACCACAAAGGATCGAGGTAAGTTAGTAGCTATTCAGCAACTAAATATAGTGCTCGGTTTTTTTGCAGCCTTTTTGAGTAATTACTTTTTTAACGAGGCGCTTAATTCATTGACCTCATTTTTAACTGATGGCAACGTTTGGAGATATATGTTAGGAATAGAAACAATTCCAGCCATTATTTATCTCGCTGCTCTTTTTTTAGTACCACGTAGTCCCAGGTGGTTATTTCTCAAGGAACGTGAAAATGAGGCAGCAACCGTTATGAAATTCATCCATGGTGAAGTAATTGGCTTGCAAGAAATGAACTCTATAAGTCAGCAAAGCGATAATTCCGCTCAAGGCGAAAACGAGGTATCCTATAAAGTCCTCTTTAAAAAATCACTTCGATTCATCATAATTGTAGGCTTGATAGTAGCGATTCTTCAGCAAATTACCGGTATAAACGCGGTCTATTTTTACGCTACTTCAATCTTTGAGCAAACTGGCATAGGTACCGATGCTTCTTTTACGAGCAGTGTACTCTTAAGTTGTGTAACGGTTTTGTTTACCATACTAGCGATGCTGCTTATTGATAAAATGGGCAGGAGGCCGTTACTGCTTTTTGGTACCGCTGGAATTGCAATCAGTTTGCTTTTATGTGCCTATGGCTTCAATAGTGCTAAATATCAATTAACCACTCAATCAATAGATCAACTAAAATTTGCAGAAAAGGAGCTTTTACGACCTATCCAGAATCAAGTTTTCCTATCTGACGTAGAATTCAAGAATGAGCTGAAACAAAGATTAGATAACCAGGTCTACCTTGCTAATGACGGCGACCTACTACAGGCAGCTATTACAATGAATGCTACCCTGGTCTTTGTAGGAATTTTAGGATTTATTGCCTGTTTTGCCTTCAGTTTGGGCCCAGTGATGTGGGTATTACTTTCTGAGTTGTATCCACTCAAAGTACGCGGGATCATTATAGGAACTATAGCCTTTGTGAATTCTTTAATCAGTTCATTAGTTCAACTTGTATTTCCATGGGAACTGGCAAACCTCGGGAATGCACTGACCTTCTTCATTTTTGGAGCCATCGCTTTAGTGGGCCTCTTCATCATGATCAAGATATTACCAGAAACTAAAGGAAGATCGCTGGAAGAGTTGGAACTGGAGCTGGTGGGGGAGAAGGTTTGAGAGGCGAGAAGTTAGAAATGAGAGATGAAATGCTATACGATAGGAAAAATAGGAAAGATTAGGTATGAAGTACTAAGTACAAAGTATAAAGTACGATGACTCTGAAGACGAGTAATACTCTGAATAGAGAACATAGGTTGCGCGCTGTTTGTCACCCTGAGCCTGTCGAAGGGCTGTCGAGATGCCTAAAGTGCTATTTATAAGGTAGAACGTATTAAACTAACGATATCAAACAAGGAATAAAGAATAAGGAATACCGAATAACGAATAGCAAAAAGCCAATAGCAAACCGCAAAGCGCCAAGAGCCAACTGCTAACTGCAAAGTGCTAAGCGCCAAAAAAGAAAAATGAATAAAGATATATATATAGGAAATACACCACTAGCCCGAAAAGACACAAACGTCCAGGGAGCCCTAGTGGAGTTTGAAAACGAGAAATATTATAAGATTTCAAACAGCGACGCGATGCGACCTTTTTTTATGAGCATCGTGAGTGAATCAGACCACTGGATGT
This genomic interval from Nonlabens spongiae contains the following:
- a CDS encoding glycoside hydrolase family 16 protein, yielding MKNYKILILGAVLTFVGVSCHSDEDQQVTTLNDLVFADEFDVNGAPDPSKWTYDIGTGMGGWGNNELQYYTDRPENVVVEDGILKITAREESFQGSRFTSARILTKGLFQKQYGRYEARIKLPWGRGIWPAFWLLGEDSDGAIWPQIGEIDIMEYRGQEPTIVHGTAHMPGNFAGNPITNTYELQNERFDTGFHIFGIEWSPNRINFYVDDVLYQSITPADMDEGSEWVFNDGREMFIILNVAVGGSFVGPPGPDTVYPQTMEVDYVRVYE
- a CDS encoding sugar porter family MFS transporter, with amino-acid sequence MSKKLILIAFVVSLGGFLFGFDAGIISGVMNYANPEFNLTETQSGWVVSSPSFAAMFAMLFAGRLSDAIGRKRVLIGVAAFYAVSAIFSALAESYHMLYIARMIGGVAFGAALVLAPVYIAEVSTTKDRGKLVAIQQLNIVLGFFAAFLSNYFFNEALNSLTSFLTDGNVWRYMLGIETIPAIIYLAALFLVPRSPRWLFLKERENEAATVMKFIHGEVIGLQEMNSISQQSDNSAQGENEVSYKVLFKKSLRFIIIVGLIVAILQQITGINAVYFYATSIFEQTGIGTDASFTSSVLLSCVTVLFTILAMLLIDKMGRRPLLLFGTAGIAISLLLCAYGFNSAKYQLTTQSIDQLKFAEKELLRPIQNQVFLSDVEFKNELKQRLDNQVYLANDGDLLQAAITMNATLVFVGILGFIACFAFSLGPVMWVLLSELYPLKVRGIIIGTIAFVNSLISSLVQLVFPWELANLGNALTFFIFGAIALVGLFIMIKILPETKGRSLEELELELVGEKV